A segment of the Deltaproteobacteria bacterium genome:
ACGGGGCGGACGTCGCCGCGAGCACGATGAAGCTCGGCATCGCCAATTCATGCGCGGGGCTGCTCGTTACGGCGATATCCCCCTTTCTCGGCGCGGTCGCCGACAGCGGCGGGGCGAAAAAGAAGTTCCTCTTCTTCTTCACGGTGATGGGGGTGGTCATGACGGGGGCGCTTCCCCTCGTCGCCCAGGGAGACTGGCTCCCGGCCGTTGCCCTTTACGTGCTTGCCACCGTCGGCTTTTCCGGCGGGATCGTCTTCTACGACGCCCTGCTGCCGTCGATCGCCGACGAATCGCGGGTGGACCTGGTCTCCGCGCTCGGCTATGCCTTCGGCTATCTCGGGGGCGGCGTGCTCTTCGGCTTCAACGTGTGGATGGTGACCTCACCGGAGACGTTCGGGTTCGCTGACGCAGCCGGGGCGGTGAAAGCGTCGTTTTTCTGCGTCGCCCTCTGGTGGGCGCTCTTTTCCATCCCGGTGTTCTTCTTCGTTCCGGAGCCCCGCGCACCGCAGGCCGCCGATTCGATGAACCCGCTTAGCGACGGGCTGCGGCGGCTCATTCGCACGTTCCGGCACGTTCGGCAGCTCCGCCACGCCTGGATGTTTCTTATCGCCTACTGGTGCTACATCGACGGGGTGGACACCGTCATCCGCATGGCGGTCGACTACGGGCTGTCGCTCGGCTTCGAGCCTAAAAAGCTGATAACGGCGCTCCTCATCACCCAGTTCGTGGGGTTTCCCGCCGCCATCGCGTTCGGACGCATCGGCGAGCGGCTCGGCCCGAAACGGGGGATTTTCGGGGGGATTTTCGTCTACCTGATCATCGTCGCCTGGGCCTCCCGGATGGACTCGGCCACCGAGTTTTTCGCGCTCGCCATCGGCGTCGGCCTCGTCCAGGGGGGCGTGCAGGCGCTGTCGCGCTCCCTGTTTACCCGCATGGTTCCGGAAGGGCACGGGGCGGAGTTTTTCGGGTTCTACAACATGGTCGGCAAGTTTGGGACGATCGTGGGCCCGGTTCTCGTGGGATGGGCCGGTGTTGTTACCGGCAGCCCCCGGATATCGATCCTTTCTATCGCATTGCTGTTCCTGGTGGGAGGCGTACTGCTGACCCGCGTCGACCCGGCCCGGGGTACGCAGCAGGCTGCGGCTTTTCTGGCGAGAAGCGAAGATAGATGATCCCACCTGGACGAAAATACTCGTCATCGGCGGCAGCGGCCTAAGAGCCGCATTCAGGCGTCGACGTCCCTGTTGGGGGAAAAAGGAGAGCCCGAGAACCTTTGTTCTTAATATATACTTAAATGATAAATAACAAGCTATTAGATATAATAACTTAAAAATTTAATTTAATAGTATTTTGATGATATTTTTAAGGTTTCTGCTTCTTCTGTATGCGGATCCGGCATCGAAACCCGGCTTTTCATGTCCCTTAAACGTTTCTTCAGCGCCCCGATCACAAGGCTCATTGCCCCATGGTTTTTAATTTCACAGCTTCTCTCGTAGATGAGCCTGGAGAGGGTAAGGGACTTTAAGAGATGCTCCAGGTCTTTCCTGTCTTTCTCTTCGAGATTGAAAAGAGTTTCTTTCAGGGCGAAGAAATTTACCTGCGAGCGGGCAGGCGATCCATCGGAAACGTAATCGATCGTAAGGGGTTTTCCCCGGGGAGAAACGGA
Coding sequences within it:
- a CDS encoding MFS transporter, translating into MKLGIANSCAGLLVTAISPFLGAVADSGGAKKKFLFFFTVMGVVMTGALPLVAQGDWLPAVALYVLATVGFSGGIVFYDALLPSIADESRVDLVSALGYAFGYLGGGVLFGFNVWMVTSPETFGFADAAGAVKASFFCVALWWALFSIPVFFFVPEPRAPQAADSMNPLSDGLRRLIRTFRHVRQLRHAWMFLIAYWCYIDGVDTVIRMAVDYGLSLGFEPKKLITALLITQFVGFPAAIAFGRIGERLGPKRGIFGGIFVYLIIVAWASRMDSATEFFALAIGVGLVQGGVQALSRSLFTRMVPEGHGAEFFGFYNMVGKFGTIVGPVLVGWAGVVTGSPRISILSIALLFLVGGVLLTRVDPARGTQQAAAFLARSEDR